The nucleotide sequence TGGCTGGCAGTGTTCTATCGTAAAATAGTATATCCTTTTTTCTCTAACAGTGTACAAGCGGATATACGGGACGAGAAGGCAACACTGGTAATTCAAATATCATTGTTCCTAGAGTTTTCGGGTTATTTATATCATGTTACAAATAAAGAACTTCCTGTTTGCAGTGAAATGAGAGAAACAGACTTTCCTGGGTTACCGTATAACGTGGGAATAGCTGCAATGTAGCTTTATAGGACTTGCAGCAACTGAAAGGAGTAAACATAAATATTCCATACATAGTTGTCGCGCCTTGAAGCAGAGGTTAAACATCATAGTGACACTCCAGACGTTTTCAGACCTAGGAGGATAAGATATTTTATAGTGATTCCCTTGATATAAGTCATATGGTATCAAATACCTCacagtatttttttgtgttatgAAAAACAGTTACaactatttgaagaaaaaaacaagaataatgGTCATAGTATAAACAGAAACCTTCGCCCAAAGGGCGAGTCCATGCTATTTTGGGATGGAAGATAAACATTTCCAATATTCATTTAAGGGTGTTTCTGAGCTTTAAATCAGAAACAAAAAGCACGTTACGTGGGTATATGCAAACGTTAGTTAAGAGTGTGTTACTCCCAACTGTAGCCGGCGGTGTTAAGGCAGTAAATACTGGCCTTGGATCAAAGTCTGGCCCACTCGACTGCAAATTGTATAGTTGAAAGTCACTGATCGATTCTTTTTATGACGATTTCTATCACACTTGAGAGCCATGAGAATGTGGGTTGAATAACGTAATAACGTCATTATTTAAtcaatttcataatatttataCTCAAGGATAATTGGACACCTCAAGAAGACGGCCGGATGACATATTATTTTGTTGGGGTCACCGACGTGGCTCTCGACATTCTCAGTCAAACCGTAGCAACTGAAACATATAAATACGATAATTTTGTGACGTCAACGTATTTGTTAGAACCTATCGACTGAATAAAGTTTAGATTAGGTTTAAATAAAGCTTGTTTATCCTCGTCGTAGAAATGTCAAAGTTAATAAAAACAACAGAATATTATGTCATGTTCGAGTGTTGATAGTCGAAAGGGTTCCTACACGTTGAAAGGAATATTGTTTGATTCCTTAGGAGAAAGatgaaaaatggaaacaaatCATCGAACGGGATGACTTTTGGAAAGTTACAGGAGCTGGTGATGACTATGGTTGGTTTTGGGATGATGACTTTTCCGTTTCTTCTACCGGCGATTCGATCAAAGAGGAATCCGCGTTCCGAATTAAGCGTGAGTACTGAGATACCTATTATGTCTCGAGAAGAGAAATATTCATAATCGATAGGTAAGGCTAAATTGCGTGTCATGCTCCGAAAGAGGGTTAGCATGCGGTTTCATAATGTATCGTATTAACGCATACATTTAAAATTGCACAAACTGCAGCAAGAAATTAACTGCCAATTTCTCATTACTGATCCGAATGGAGGCAGAATAAACCTGGGATAccaataaatttaataactcaATCCTTCAGTTTTTAACATGTAAATGTAACTTGGTAGAAGGGGAAATAATAAGATCGTCATAAATACACAAACTCTTGGACGAAAGCCGACAGAGTGATGTCGTACAAAGTAAGTTTGAGTCTCTGATAATAATTTGGTCATTATATAGATATTGTTTCTTGAAACAGATTAAAATTACAcaataattatttcaaacatttctttaaataattCCAGGCGAAATTTCAGAATACTATGGCGACTCgtcctattattattattatgattcaaACTATCCTGAATGGATTAACGAACCTGAATTACCTGAAAACCTGGGGCCGGATAACATATTGTCTATTACGAGATACTTGATACCCACCAAGGAAGaattgacaaagtttggtcacCAAGCAGAAGATTTAATACGAAAATGTTCTTTCAATGGTAGACCGTGTAATCACAGGTATGTTAGACTGGGGTTTCTTCTAATCAATAATTGTACTTCATGTCTATGAGTGATGCTTTAACGATAACAGCTCATAATCGTTCGTAGCAATTCgtaaatcttggtaaaactgacgatagttggaaaatttgagtgcgacagtcggaatttccgactgtcgcactctattTTActtaggcctattcatatattcttgtgattgtgaatgacctaaaacttttggttaaaattgacctttaatcagtcatatttaccacgttttccttgccactttgagaaattgtatttcgcgatccttatactccaccgtacaaaacttcgtatgattttgaatactctaaaaaaaaaatgcctaatggaactactgtacaactttcgccagcttcaattcggtttatttatgtactaatgttctattgggtgggttgaccctgttcgctatgTATAAAAATAGGATGCATATTTTCTCCAtggaatacaataaaacactcaatgctaatctacgaaAGCTTAAAAGTGCTATCATCatgagaaaaactttgccccataagatGACATTcatcagtaaattgtttagataacaagataaaatctgatcaaaatcagaaaaatgttggagtgctcagttggaatttcagcaactacacccccaatcatcaggccttagctacgtccctgtatatAAGCAAGGGAAtgcttatttattattaaacatGGAATCAATTTTGACGGGatgactttcttttttttttacttgaattTATATCCTGATTAGGTAGGAGGATAAAAGCTCCTATTTACAGATCAGGGACATATTTAACCTGACGCTTGATTTCAAATGCCTAAATAGCTTTTTAATGTCGGTTGCTTGTATGTTTGTCCAGCTAGATGGGACATCTCATGGGTAACGAATAATATCTACATATTCCGTAAGGGTGAAATTTTTTACCACATTTATTATTGAAGTGTCTTTAATAACTAACGTAACGtatttacaatatttcagtTGATTTATTTAAGTATGCATGATTAATCGTGTAAATGCCTTGTTCTAATATGCCATCCCGTCCCACCACCCTAGAAGTTTATTCATTTATCTTGATATTGTTCATATGGTAATCGTATGTCTTCGTATACCAAATTTACAAATTGTAAGTTATTTCATAAGTGACAGGTAAAATTCTTTTCATTCTCTTATTCAACAGCCATTTTGACGtttcacaaaacaaacaatatggCAACTGTTTTACCTTCAACTCGTCTGGAATTGCCGGtggcaaaatttcaaaagttggGGAAAAGTTTGGTAAATAAACTTACCTTTTTTCtgtaatttcatttatttgatggTGATATATCCTAACTCGTAGCTGCATTGATATCGGTAATTCGGGATAATATAGAAGTGGTAGGCTAAATCTAGAAGTTAAAATATCTTACAAATGTTAGAAGTTGTACCTGGTTAGAAGCTTCTACCAGTACACTCAGAGTAGACCAAGTATACACTAAAAAATCTACGACTCAGAAGTCTATTCAGCTTGTGTTTGTGTTCGGTCATCGAGAGTGGCGTCGAGTATCAAATCAGGCGTCGGTTCCTAATTTgaagtttttactttttcttatACATtctagaaaaagaagaagataataATATATTCCTTATGCCATATTTCTATGACCAGGGGCCAGGTGATTTATCCCCATATGTTTTTCTATAATATGTACGATTTCTATAATGACATAATTTTTGAGACGGTAATTTTCAGCTGAGCACACTATTCTTTGACTAtccttaacaaaataataacacatATCGCAATAATGCGTTAGTAGTTAAATCAGAAAGATATCTAACGTTTGTATTATTTCTTCTTCACCATGTTGTAATTTTCTCCTTAACTAATGAATAGGATTACACTTGACGTTGTTCATTGAAAACCCCGAATACGTCGGTTTACTTACGGAGGAATCGGGCGTCAGAATGGCTATCCACCCAAGGAATTCATTCCCCTTTCCTGAAGACATTGGTATATCTCTCGCTCCTGGTTTTGTGACCTCAATTGGACTTCGCCAGGTTagcactattattattataaacaggCAACTGGGCGTTACGATACAATTTTCTAACAAATATACATTATCTCTAGGGGCGTCGATCCGTTTAACTCTCTATGAATGGAGGTGCTAAATACCAGATTAGCCCTCCATGAGTACAACTCCCTTGATCAGAAGCAGACATGGAAtaccccctcctcctctctcccATTCGACCCTAGCTTGTTTCCTGTAATAAATGTATTCATGCGCATGTTATGTATTACAATAATTTTATTTGCGTTACATTAACGTCTTTTCATATTCATTTAGATAGTTTGAAAACAGACATTCAAGTTATggtatttattgttttcttcattaatCCATTTGCAATAGTTGGAAGGACAACATCGTACTTTTGGCCCCCTGTCTTAACACGTCGGAGAGCAACTTCTCCCTCGGAGTGACGACCCTGGGCCAACCCCCGTGAAGATGAAAACCGATGATCAAGTCAGATCAaaagatcatatatatatatatatatatatatatatatatatatatatatatatatatatatatatatatatatatatatatatatatatatatatatatatatatatatataaatatatataaatatatatatatatatatataaatatatcattgaATTTTAAGTCCATGTTTTTTATGTATAATCACTCATTGTACAGGTCGAAATAAAACGGTTGCCATTCCCTCATGGTGAATGCACCGACGGGAAGGGATTCGATCATGTACAAGGTGAAAACTATATTTACAGTGTTATCTCCTGTCAGAAGAAATGCTTTCTGAATAATCTGAATAAAAGTTGCGGTTGTGTGGACGACATCTACAAGGACTTTCAGAATACAGCCCAGTGCTCCCACAATAACTGTAAGTATTCGACAATAACAACTATATGCTAAATTCCTGCAACGGTTATTTGAGGGAATATGAAGATTGATAGCATTTTTAACTCAATGCCGTGGGTACTGGATTCACTAGAACTTGTACGTGAACATGCTAAGTTAAGATTGAaattgaataatttgtaaaaaataacTGCTTGCCTGGAGAAGGGTACAACATAATGGACGCGTATGAGAGACCGTGCTTTGACACTGAAGTAAAAACTAAATGCAAATTACCGCTATTTTaagatttatatttaacaacAAAAGATAGGACAGAATAAGCACTGGTGTAcgatataattatttttttacttaaaaGTGCGATAcgatattttaatcattttggAATCTTATAGAACATTAGATGAAAAAACAATTGAAGTTCAACCAGTAGATCTCTACAATGTTGTTTCTACCAATTTTGGTAGCTTGACAATGAGGATGCTGTAATTAAATAATGGGGAAACGATGAAACTGATAATCAGAATTGCTTCATTACATAATCTCATAAGTAAAGGTTCgaacaaaatgtaacaatcACATCAAAGCCTTTCTAGTAAGACTTGCCCTCCGATGAAACTAATCAAATTTGTTGTTTTGATAATATTAAGGTAGTTTAATGAGAACAAAATAATAGTGTCGTGTTTTAGGTGTAACCGTTTGATATGACTTTCCTTCATTACTTGCAAACCATATCTACAATTAAAATGATCATAGCATGGTGATTTTTGTTTACTTATTACTTTCGCTTCCCCCCCTCAATTTTACAGCAAAGTGCCAGCAGTTTGTACAGAGAAGGTTCCATAACAACGGTCTTGAATGTCATTGTCCTGTTCCCTGCCAGTAAATGACTGCTTTCTATTGAATTAAAAATAGCTGTAAACTATTAACATAAACTTAACACTTTCGTTTCACGTTTGATATCTTCTATCCTTATATAGTCTATCGTCCATTGTAATAGTAACAAAGCAAATATAACTATATTGATGTAGTTTACCAACAGTACAATGGATAAAAAGTTACCTTGACGTAGATGGTGATGCATTCCGTGTTTTAAACGCATCGGGGACTTTAACAGCATGTGAAATACTTTGATGTAACAGCTTAGACGACTGTCTTAGGTGGCACCCGTTGACGATGTTAGAAATTTTGGTAACTGTTTCAATATCAGCGGTGACTGATACAATGTCACCGTTACGTGACTACGGTTTTGTAGTTAGTTGAGACTCTGAGGACAATGGGCTATGACATACAATGAGAATTACTTTACTAGGTATTCTAGAATGTTTTGCTGTTACACATTGAAGATGCTCCTCTTCTTTGGCTTCAGTGATTCCGTTTTCCTAGGCTGGAATTATGATCATGGGCGTCTCCTCAAATCAGATGAGGAAATaagttatttttaatttgttattgcaGTGAATTCATATACAACACGAAAATCAGTTCCGCAGTTTGGCCGTCAGAAATGTATCAGGTATGTAAAGGCCATGGGCTACAATGCTAAAGATAATATCAACACAGTGCAAATTGATATTGTCTCCTTGTCTAATATGACAATAGTCATATGGTGTTGGATGACATCGTGTAGTTAGTAACTGTTATCGTCTTATCAATTTCGTGCAATAAACGTATTGAAAAAGGCGGTGTTACAATAAAGTTCTACAAAATACAACACTTAAAAAATAGATGCATTAAGCATAGGAGTATACGAGTAGAGCGAATTATGTACTGATAAGAAAACTGGTGATGGATATGCATTGCTTTTATGCAGAAAGCGCAACGATTATGTTCTAAATAAATGAACGATTTGatattgtttaatttgtttgcGTATCCCATCCTattttgtcaaatatatatctactcatgaattaaaacaaatgatATACGGGGTGACTTCCTTGTAGCacattcttttacatttttatctggaaatgtttcaaaatagtacgatacatattaaatatttaatgagGAAAATAGTTTGTCTTTCACTGATTTTCTcgtaattattatatttttctcaaaagtatcatctacataACGAGCTCAATGTGACAGATAACGATAACATCGATGTCAACCTGTGGAAAGACATTGCTGTTACTCGGTAAGTTTGGCAACCGGTTAAAAGGAaatcaagaagaaaaagaaaaagtggtTGTGTCTTCTTTTGCTGTCGTATAAATAAAATAGATGTAATACTTAGCAGAATCGTTCGAAAACTTCTAATTACAGATCTAATTTATAACCTTAATATGTTGTATAatgcaccattttacatctaaacTTTTAAAGTGTTATTTTCTTCTCGGGGAGACAACCAAACCTTTTTACGGATAATCGGCCCCAGGGTGACATCAACTCCTTCTTCAAATAATGTATCCGTTCgtactttgaaaatattgactaatgtgaaggaaataaaacattGAAGGTTTATCTCCTTATAAAAAGTATAGTATGGTAGGCCACAAAACATGCTAACTGCTAAAGCTTTCTGTGCAGACTGCAAACATACtctgaaaagaaatatattcatttgatcAGTGTTCAATTTGTTCACACAGTAAGAACCTCGTAAGAGTCAAAATTTACTTCGAGGAACTAAACTACCAGCTTGTGGAACAGATAAAAACCTACTCCGTAAGTAAAAAGAGAGATTCAtgtaaacataaatatttcacattAGCAATTTTTTGATTCATATGGTTGGTCTGAAGCGGAGGATTGAAGATGCCATGATATGGAGCGCCAAATGACCAGTCAATAGTCGATTATCCTGGATTGTCGCCGATCAACCAGGATTATCGATCGATAAACTTGGATTCTCGACTGATAAACACGGATTATCAAAGTAATTTCAACAAACCTGGTTTATCGACCGAAAATACTGGTTATCGGCAGCAATCTAGGATTCTCGATCGATAAACCTGGATCATCAAGCGATAACATTTCCAAACATTGTTCAAATTGGACAAAATATTGCTCATGGTAAAGTTGATGATTGTAAAAAATGATACCTTagctttgttttgcttttgtacTTACAGCTCGCAACAATGCTGAGTGCCTTTGGTGGTCTTCTTGGGTTGTTTCTTGGCTTCTCTCTCATCACCGTGTTCGAAGTTTTTGTGTTAGTTGTAAACATAGTCGAGATTGCGGTGATGAAATTGCTAGATGAGGGCACGATTTATAGAGTTATGTAACGTGTTATACTATTGGTGTATATTTTTTAACACAAAGATACTCATTTGTATGGATTTCCAAATATGGCCATCGCCGGATATCGACGGATGCGTCGTTGAATACAACATAACGCTGAACTCTCCAAGCTTCGAAACTTTTCTAATACTGTGGAAGTCGAACAAACAGTGAGAAATTTACTATTACCAGGGATTTTTCTTTTTCGAACACGAGGGCAATGTAGACTTAGCTCAGAACgaaaataattaatgtttttatattGTACAAGGATACGAACGGAAGTTTTATATCGTTTTACATCAATCTAGTGGAAGGAATTTAGTTAAGTAGAGATTTCATTAAAGTGgtcataatttttttgttaatcAGTGAAGACTGGCAAGAAAGAATTAACTGATGTatttgttataataatataaatggTCCAAAAGGTTGTGCGTTATGTTTTCATAGACGTTGAAAAATCCAACGAGTTGAAGTAACACGTTAACAGTGAAGTAATTTAACAAATAATTAAGTTGAACGTAGAACACAACTATTAAGTATGACATATTTTGACGCACCtgaaaatgtatttcttttcgTTTGTTTTGAACTGTTTATAATGTAGAGGTGAATGAAGGGTTTGATCATTCCACATTTTTGGGCATTTAAGtcaagaatattacaaaaaatatattgtaaagTTCCTATTAAGGATGCGGAGAATACTAGCGTGTTACGCACGTGATATTGGGATTGCCAGTGTGCTATATCATTTGCGCTGTTAACTAGTTTCAGTGAAAATAATGTCATAGACATATAGCTTCTTTGATTGTATTGCCTTAATCCTATACGAAATGGTAGTGTCATATTCTTTTGCGTTTTTGCTAATTTTTATGCACAGAGATAATAAATTTAGGTTCCAAAGTGGTGCTTAATCGAACACAATGGCTACATTTATCTGCAATGTGATTTGTCtttattatattgttatgatACATTCGATCCGATATTGATTCCCAATACCATCAACAGTATGTTATGTCTGGAAATTTACAACCATAGTTTTTTATTGTTAAACGGACAATAATGCACTTATTTAAGGTCGTTTGAAACTGTCGAACGTATTGCTtaaataaaattttataacGTAAGATTGAACGTATTTATTTAACACAAAGGAGCATAATTTGGTTCTCAATATCTCAGTGAAACGCTGACATTCTTTCCAAATGAAGTCCTGGGCAGATTTGGAAGGTTTTATATTTCTATCGCTTTTGTCGTTATTCACACTTAATTATCCTTTTTCATAAAATTGTTACTCCCGAGATTTACCAAGGTCTAATAGAGGTCGCTCGTTCTGTGATCTATATTAGCCGAGTATCTGTTGAGTATATATGTGGCGCACTTTCAGTTCGAGCAAAACACTAAAGCGGGTATACGCTGAGCTCTTAACACGATTACGCAAATTTTGATCCGGTGTAAAAGGTTAACTTTTTGTTTGACTTACCACAATATCTGGCAGACAAAAACGTTTTTCCCGtgcaatgaatatttatgaatgtttAACTAACACTGAGTTGGAGCTAGCGCTGACACCCCTGATCTAAAATCCAGCCTAGAAATGATGGAGTCAAGGAAGCCAAGAAGGGAAACACGATAGTAAAGTAATCTGGAAAAGGGGGCATGGctttattaaaagaaatgacTTCAACATCGCAAAGTGAACGATACATCAAGACTGTAGTAAGACGGCATTCTCGCGTCAAGCATTCCTATCGATTAAACAACAAGCAATCCTCATTTGCAAAATAAGGACAAATAATGACAATAATTATAACTGGCTTTTTAATGAGGTTTAAATGATTCTGTGAGTTCAAATTGAAATTGTGATTATTGGGCTTGTTGCTCAATGTTAAAATGTGAAGTTTAAAAACAATGATACttattttcagaaatgaaaaaaacattaTTATCCAATATCACTATTCGAGCGAGGACGG is from Apostichopus japonicus isolate 1M-3 chromosome 16, ASM3797524v1, whole genome shotgun sequence and encodes:
- the LOC139982443 gene encoding degenerin mec-10-like isoform X1; translation: MGSILGRKVNFPEVLEDFADETTAHGIPFVIQKPTIPQKLIWFCVLATSFVIFCVEASNLMSTFYSYHTNVELVTSESVQFPDVTICNFNKMRRTRLEKDEKWKQIIERDDFWKVTGAGDDYGWFWDDDFSVSSTGDSIKEESAFRIKREISEYYGDSSYYYYYDSNYPEWINEPELPENLGPDNILSITRYLIPTKEELTKFGHQAEDLIRKCSFNGRPCNHSHFDVSQNKQYGNCFTFNSSGIAGGKISKVGEKFGLHLTLFIENPEYVGLLTEESGVRMAIHPRNSFPFPEDIGISLAPGFVTSIGLRQVEIKRLPFPHGECTDGKGFDHVQGENYIYSVISCQKKCFLNNLNKSCGCVDDIYKDFQNTAQCSHNNSKCQQFVQRRFHNNGLECHCPVPCHEFIYNTKISSAVWPSEMYQYHLHNELNVTDNDNIDVNLWKDIAVTRKNLVRVKIYFEELNYQLVEQIKTYSLATMLSAFGGLLGLFLGFSLITVFEVFVLVVNIVEIAVMKLLDEGTIYRVM
- the LOC139982443 gene encoding degenerin mec-10-like isoform X2 → MEKDEKWKQIIERDDFWKVTGAGDDYGWFWDDDFSVSSTGDSIKEESAFRIKREISEYYGDSSYYYYYDSNYPEWINEPELPENLGPDNILSITRYLIPTKEELTKFGHQAEDLIRKCSFNGRPCNHSHFDVSQNKQYGNCFTFNSSGIAGGKISKVGEKFGLHLTLFIENPEYVGLLTEESGVRMAIHPRNSFPFPEDIGISLAPGFVTSIGLRQVEIKRLPFPHGECTDGKGFDHVQGENYIYSVISCQKKCFLNNLNKSCGCVDDIYKDFQNTAQCSHNNSKCQQFVQRRFHNNGLECHCPVPCHEFIYNTKISSAVWPSEMYQYHLHNELNVTDNDNIDVNLWKDIAVTRKNLVRVKIYFEELNYQLVEQIKTYSLATMLSAFGGLLGLFLGFSLITVFEVFVLVVNIVEIAVMKLLDEGTIYRVM